One Oryctolagus cuniculus chromosome 7, mOryCun1.1, whole genome shotgun sequence genomic window, cGTCCCTGGAAGCTAGGCCAGCTCCAGCTGGCAGCTTTTGAGTGGACTGAGAGTGCGGTTTGTGGTGCGGGTGAAGGTGTCCACCTCGGGCACGAACTTCTCAGCCGGCACCGTCAGCTTGCGTCGCGTGTCCAGGCACTTGGTGTCCAGCAGCATGGAGTTGGCCTTGCAAGCAATGTCAGCCTGCAGCCGGGCCAGATGCTTGTACAGGGCATCCAGAGCATCCCTGGAGAGGCGCAAGAACAGCCCAGCGCCGCTGCATGAGCCCGGGAGGTCTGGGCGGACCCCAGAGCCGGCAGGGAGGACGGTGGCCGggagcaccagcaggcagcaggaggcTGCGCCGGTGGTGGTGTGTCCCCAGACCTACTGTGCTTGCGCCAGCTTCTGCTTCAGGGCAGCGATGGTTGCCTCCAACTGGTGAACCTCGTCAGTGAGGCCATATTGCGcctggaggcagaggggcaggagggaaCTACAGGTCGGCTGCCCCGACCTGTGTGTGCTGGCCTGGCCAGCGCCCTTGTTCCACTGAGGGTTTGCGCTGGGTGGTGGTCCCCGGCAACCCGCGCACCTGGTCGCGGCAGAGCTCCACGTTGGGCCGGTAGGTTCTGGTCTCCAGCCGGGTGTGGGCCAGCTTCAGGCTCAGCAGCTTCCGGCGCAGATCCTCCTCCAGATGCCGGATGTCCTCCTGCAGCTCGGCGATCTCCTCCAAGGTCTGCCGGGGACCGGGTGGTCCGTGCGGCTGAGCGCCCCAGGCGCACCCCGCCCggggctcctccccctccccctccgcacCCTAACCCCAGGAAGAAGCTCACGTTCTTCTCCTGCCATCTGAGTTCACTGTACACTCTCTCCATCTCCCGCAGTCGCTTCCTGAAGGCGAATTCCGTGGCGACCCTCTGGGCTTCGAGTTCATTGTTGGTCTGAAGGACCCCAGgtgggcggggagaggggaggggctcaTAAGCTCAAGGCCATCTGAGCCTGTGGGGAAGGGGTGCTACTTGGTTCTCAGGGGACAAGAGAGAGGCTGCGTGCACCCCGTGCAGGAGCGGGCAGGGCGGTGGCCAGTCACCTCCGTGATAGTCAAGGCGATAATCTCCCTCAGCTCCGTGGCTGCCTTCATCTCGGCCTCTGCTCGGTTCTTGTTGGACCGGCTGAACTCATCCCACTGCTGGAGCGTGGTGGAGCTGCAGTGGCAGGAAAGGATAGGGTCGTAAGGGTATGGCCCCTGGGGGACGGACTGATGGAGACACGCTTCTTACCCACTGGGGACACGCGTCGGATTGATCTTCAGAGAGATGTTTGGGGAGTTGatgttgagagagagacagccccTGTCGATCTCCAGCGTCTCCATTTTGCCCCGATGGTCAGAGTTGAGCTGCTGTCGGACTTCCTGCAGGAGGCTGTGGGAGAGCAGGCTCCATCAGGAACCAACTCCCAAGGCCCCCGGATGCAGCCAGAGAGGGGACGtaggggcagagggtggggggaggctgcaATGACTCTTCCCAGCAGGAGACAATGCGGCAGCTGCTACAGCTGAGACAAAGATCTGCTCAGCCAAAACAGTGACATGCAAGTGCAGGTAGCCACACTCACAGAGGCTCCCCCAGACCCACTCCCAATGAGGTCCTCGGGGATGGTGGGGAATAGGCTTCATCTCTGTGCTTCCAATCAATTGGTAATGGCGGCCTAGCGCAGGCTCACTGAGAAGTGCCCCCTGAGGGGacgggcgctgtggcgcaacaggtaaagccgccgcctgcagtgctggcttcctatatgggcgccggttcgagtcccggctgctctgttttcgatccagctccctgctaatgtgcctgggaaagcagcagaggatggtccaagcgcttgggcctctggtgcccatgtgggagacctggaagaagctcctgactcctgctttcatCCTGGCCtgcaaccattgcagccatttgggaagtgaaccagtggatggaagattgctctctgcctctctttctttgtaactcttccttttagataaataaatacatctttaaaaaatgaaaataagtgtcCTGAGACCAGGATATTGTCCAGGCAATGGAAAAAATGCTACAATCACTTGGTGAATTGGTCATGTGTGCAAGAAAGGTGAAAGGTAGTATAGGAGCCAGATactcatttgttttcttctatacCTGTGCTCTAcgttaaaaaacaaagcaaaacaaaacattaaaacaattattttgggccggcgccgcggctcactaggctaatcctccgcctagcggcgccggcacaccgggttctagtcccggtcggggcgccggattctgtcccagttgcccctcttccaggccagccctctgctgtggcccgggagtgcagtggaggatggcccaggtgcttgggccctgcaccccatgggagaccaggaaaagcacctggattctggctcctgccatcggatcagcgcagtgcgccggccgcatcgcgcttgccatggcagccattggagggtgaaccaacggcaaaggaagacctttctctctgtctctctctcactgtccactctgcctgtcaaaaaataaaataaaaataaaaaattatttatgtaagcTGCAGAGAGATCTCctctctactggttcattccccaaatgcccaggatcTGAGGCTGGGTCAAGGCTtcgccaggaactcaatccaggtctcccatgaggtggcaggaacccaactacctgagccccccatcaccactgcctctcaaggtctaaattagcaagaagctggagtcaggatgcAGAgatgggtcttgaacccaggcactccgatgcagaacacaggtgtcttaaccactgggccaaatggcCACTCACCTgcgttccacttttttttttttttaatatttatttatttgaaagttaaagttacacagagagaggaaaggcagagagagaaagaaagtgaggtcttccatccgctggttcacttcccaaatggccacaatggccagagctgcaccgatccgaagccaggagcttcttcctggtctcccacgtgggtgcaggggcccaaggacttgggccatcttccactgctatcccaggccatagcagagagctggagtggaagaggagcagctgggtcttgaaccggcgcccatatgagatgctggcgcttcaggccagggcgttaacccgctgcgccacagcgccagcccccgtgtGTTCCACATTTAAGACACAAAGCCTGCAAGTGCACGTAAACATGTGAATGTACATCTCTCCCTTACCAGAGCTGCTCAAAGGCCTGGCGAATCTTCTGCTGCAAGGCCTTCTTGGTGGCCTCGATGACCTCCACCTCTTTATGCAGCTCGTCTTCCACTGGGTCCTTCACCACATCGATGTCCCGCCGGCTCTCCCGCAGGGTCAGGCACTCGATGGCCACGTCCAGAGGCAAGTTCTTGGCCTGCAGGTTTTGCTCTGCTGATTCCTTCATCTGGAAGAAAAGAGAGGCCCAGGAGGCTGCTGGAGCCCCCTGCTGGCAAGTAACTCTCATCGCTGCCTTAGAGGCCGGTGAGTGGCCCAAATCGATGTGCCCACTAGGAGCCCCCACCAAGGGTTCCCAGACCCAGACCCCGGGGCAGGAGGGGTGTCTCTGCAAAAGCAGCTCGGGGCACCCAGCCTCGGCGCCCTGCCTTTGCGAGGGCATCCATCTCGGCATCTAAATCTGTCAGACACTTGTCCAGGATCTCCTTCCAGCGGTTCACCGTGTCAATCCTCTCCGCCAGCCGAGTCCTATTGTCGTGTTCATCCCAAAGGGTCTGGAAGAGGCAAGGCCAGGTGAAGCAGGTGCTGCTGGCTGGgggctgtcccctctgcct contains:
- the TEKT2 gene encoding tektin-2 gives rise to the protein MATLSTKPSERFRLADWNTNSYLLSTNAERQRDASHQIRQEARVLRNETNNQTLWDEHDNRTRLAERIDTVNRWKEILDKCLTDLDAEMDALAKMKESAEQNLQAKNLPLDVAIECLTLRESRRDIDVVKDPVEDELHKEVEVIEATKKALQQKIRQAFEQLCLLQEVRQQLNSDHRGKMETLEIDRGCLSLNINSPNISLKINPTRVPSGSTTLQQWDEFSRSNKNRAEAEMKAATELREIIALTITETNNELEAQRVATEFAFRKRLREMERVYSELRWQEKNTLEEIAELQEDIRHLEEDLRRKLLSLKLAHTRLETRTYRPNVELCRDQAQYGLTDEVHQLEATIAALKQKLAQAQDALDALYKHLARLQADIACKANSMLLDTKCLDTRRKLTVPAEKFVPEVDTFTRTTNRTLSPLKSCQLELA